From the Montipora capricornis isolate CH-2021 chromosome 2, ASM3666992v2, whole genome shotgun sequence genome, one window contains:
- the LOC138039019 gene encoding growth arrest-specific protein 1-like → MWRLLWLANLLVFSRSELSCDRALEICTTESLECLHMLMKVFSPECSSALGYSRMDKLITGAMQKTCPKTCVMAIQNFTSSRWGKYMESCACARGDGNCMTLKARMKRCVRMNEENFTIDSCTAARNRCNHDKYCKRKQDSFLRRCSQLISGLNCTQDCKRAQEELLRFDLGKALNDCECDGRNEHYCRAIHAYYQELCKGTRIIRNEPTPRQETDVKRRRSNTANVLFELSEWILCAAIIAHIYVLFNR, encoded by the coding sequence ATGTGGCGGCTTCTCTGGCTGGctaatttgcttgttttctcgCGGAGTGAGTTGAGTTGCGACCGAGCTTTGGAAATATGCACAACTGAAAGCTTAGAATGCCTACACATGCTTATGAAGGTTTTCAGCCCAGAATGTTCGTCGGCGTTAGGTTACAGCCGAATGGATAAACTTATCACGGGAGCAATGCAAAAGACTTGTCCCAAAACATGTGTGATGGCTATTCAAAACTTCACCTCTTCTCGTTGGGGCAAATACATGGAATCATGCGCTTGTGCACGAGGAGACGGAAACTGTATGACTCTAAAGGCGCGCATGAAACGGTGCGTTCGAATGAATGAAGAGAACTTCACAATTGATAGCTGCACTGCGGCGAGGAATCGATGTAATCATGACAAGTATTGCAAGAGGAAGCAAGACAGTTTTCTCAGGCGGTGTTCACAGTTGATTTCTGGTCTTAACTGTACTCAGGACTGCAAGCGAGCTCAAGAAGAACTGCTACGTTTTGATCTAGGAAAAGCCTTAAATGATTGTGAATGCGACGGTAGAAATGAGCATTACTGCCGGGCCATCCACGCTTACTATCAAGAGCTATGTAAAGGAACTCGAATTATTCGCAATGAACCAACACCAAGACAAGAAACAGATGTAAAGCGAAGGCGGAGTAACACTGCAAACGTACTATTCGAACTTTCTGAGTGGATTTTGTGTGCAGCAATTATCGCACATATATACGTGTTGTTCAATCGATAG